aagacaaaaacaaaacaaaaaacaaaagaaaaccaaaattcaagagtattttagtatttttcatagATTTAATTAAAGTTAAcgccaaaaattgtcaaaatatacaaataaaattaaaaaattttgaaattttagagaaatttttcAAATCGCTTAATAGTTAAGGTGTCATTTACGAAGTTTTCCTTATATTTAATAAACAGAGGCTATCTGGCAAATTAGATAGCAGCTCTATATATATGATTCCGTAAGGAAGGCGGAATCTGGCATTGTACTTGCTTCTCATTATTTTAATCCAAGCCCTGAACCCTGCCTTCTGCCAACCCTTGGTGGTTGTTCACACGATCATCAACTACTATTTATTATCACCCATCACACGGCAAATAATATTGCAATTTCCAAATCAGTTCCTCGATCGTCTCTCATCCAAATGGCTCCAAGTTTCAACAATGGAAACTCACTATTTGACTTTGTCGTCAGAGATGGCAACGGTGTCAAAGGATTGGCGGACTTAGGCCTATCAGCGGTGCCGGACCGATACATCCAACCTCCGGAGGAGCgaatagagaagcaaaaagcCATTTCTGGTCACATAGTCGCACCAATTGATTTATCAAAGCTTGATGGGCCTAGCCATGAGCAGGTAGTGGAACAGATTGCTGGGGCTGCTGAGGCCCTTGGGTTCTTCCAAGTTGTGAACCATGGTGTGCCCGTCGAGTTGCTGGAGTCGCTGAAAGATGCAGCGCACAACTTCTTCGCCCAAACGCCTGAGAAGAAAGCTATTTACCGCAGCCCGCCGGTGAAGTATGGGACAAGCTTTGCGCCGGAGAAAGAGAAAGCATTGGAGTGGAAGGATTATATTAGCATGGCATACACCTCTGATGCTGATGCTCTTCAGTATTGGCCAATGGAGTGCAAGTAAGCATCTCTCTTCTTCATTTACCCCAAACCCAAACAATTCGATTGAAACAGATTTTCTTGAAAGAGAACCAAGAGAAAAGTTCACTTATCGCTCCTCATctttcatcatttttacaatcatatctttatatttaaaaaaaaaaaaaaaaaaaaaaagtgtcaatttataCTTACTATCTTTGGGAAGTTTGTAATATCAACATTCTCGTCTAAATTTGGTGTTAAATTTCCTTTCAAATTCaatgtatttttataattttataaatatcttaggagtattttagaaatttcatTCATCAAACAGTTTGATTTAAAGCTGAATTATGTAATAAAAAGActttttctatcatttttcttttctctatcatttatttgaaagaatatataattagaataccaaaaaaagaataaaagaagttatttttaagtttatttgaataaaaaagtaaaaatagtttaattctttaaatttttttcaagaaaataataattaagagaaaCCGGTGCTAATGCTAGCTTGACTAGCAAGCTAAAGTAGACTAAATTAATATTGGTGCTTTCAGGGAAGTGGCGGTTGAGTACCTAAAGGCAATAACGAAAATGGTGAGAAAAGTAGTGGAGATTCTGATAGGGAAGCTTGGGGTGACACTGGATCTGGATGATTCCATAATGAATGGCCTCGTGGCTAGAAAAATGGTTAACATGAACTTCTATCCAACGTGTCCCAATCCGGAGCTGACAGTTGGCGTAGGAAGACACTCGGACATGGGCACCCTAACTGTGTTACTACAAGATGGAATCGGAGGTTTATATGTCAAACTTGAAGAAGATTTCGATGCTCTAAAAAAGGGAGAGTGGATGGAGATTCCACCTATCCCCGGTGCCCTCGTCATCAACGTCGGGGATGTGCTACAggtttcatatatttttatctcattgaaaaaaataatataaatcatttttgtttgtttgtgagcCTTTTGATATATTGACATTGTTTTAATAGTTTAGGGGACATTGACAGGTAGTTTAAGGGTTATGCATAtaactttttccaaaaataaaaaaatattgaaagagaGTATTAATTTTCAGTTACAACTCAACACAAATATAAGGGAAAAGTccgcatatatatttttaaactatCACCTAATTAAGAGTGTCTTCtcccaaaacttttaattgggACAATATATTTTCCAAAGGCCACCAAAAACATAGAAATGACTATATTTTTGccaatatgacaaaaaaaaatattaataaattttaatttttttctcctttaaaaaaaaaaaaacaaaacatttcacaccctttttttcatttttttttttaatttttagtttttttttttccgaaatttttattttaattttattaaaggtATTTTTGGCATTAAGGGGGACATTGAGAATTTTAATTAAGTAGTTTGGAggagatattgtcacaattgaaagtttatagtAAACATTTTCACTTGGGTAATAGTTTAAGGAGGGTATATGaacttttttctaaatataattGTTGAGTTATATATTAAGTCGTTATATGGATTAGGAGAATTCTAGGTGCTCTCCTACAACCAGGACACTCGGAAAACACTTATCATTTCCAGAGTAGGAGAAtatatgtaaattttttatattttatgaataattaatTAGACCATCTCTCTGAACATAACATATTGATTTGTTGGCGTAGATAGTAAGTAATGGAAGGTATAAAAGCGCAGAACATAGGGTGCGTACGAGCAGCAATGAATCCAGAGTGTCAATCCCAGTATTTACAGCCCCTAAACCCAGCGAGAAGATAGGGCCGCTACCTCAAGTGCTGGAGACAGATGGAGTGGCTCGTTACCGCCAGGTTGTGTTTCAGGAATACATGAACAACTTTTTCGGGAATCCTCATCAAGGAAAGAAATCCCTTGATTTCGCTAAGCCTTGAATCCTCCATCAACGTGCTCCTTCTCATATGCTtaccaataaaagaaaaactttatttgtCATCTTTGATCTTTTGCAATcatacttttaagttttaaaaagtgtcaatttagtgtattcatctttcaatttttttttttttttttttcaatttcacctaTTCTTTAAGATTTTCTGGTAAATTctgtcaaaattatcaaaatacccatgttttattaaaaaaaaggggtggctatttttgaaaactatgTTAAATTCTAATCAACGCCTAaatccttgcaatttttttttcttaaaaaaaaaaaaagggtattttgagaattttgacagtATACATtaggatttaatgaaaaatcctaacacaggtgaaattgaaaaaaaaaaaaaaattaaaagattgatacactaaattaacactttttaaagtttaaatgtATGATTACAAAATTGATGAAACATCAGGAGaaataaatgaagttttccccaaaaataaattataaaaggCTTTGCTTTATATTAAACATTTAATTCCGTTTTGATGATGAAACATGGTTGCTCTGTAAGCATAAACCACATATTGTATCATCTCTATTAACgtgtgattttgtaattatcACGCTCCAAAAACTCCTTTgataataaagaaattaattagaCCTTCTACTTGTGTCTCTAGTGAGAGGATTATCTACCAGTCATTCAAGTTGGACCATCTAATATTGAGCACAATGAAAATGGTCAACAAAAATATGTAAACTGATGCATTGATGCTTTCATTTTGCAATGTGTCCAAGCCCTTTTTTCTGAGgtaaaatagaataataaagcCCGCCAGTTCAATATTGGCTTCATTAATTTGGTCCAGCAAATTCATAATCATGAAACCAAGCACACCAGTCAAAGTAAAACTCATATCTTTTGATTCATTTATCATATGAAACCAAAATAGGGTGGCATTTAAAAACTTATTCAATGTGCTACAAGTTTATATTTCACAAATAATTTCTAATTCTAATGTTTAGTATGTCATAACCGAACATCAATAGAAATCCGAAAATATGATGCAGAAATCTTGCTCGACTCTCGCTTGAGCGAGATTGTGTTAGCATTTTCGTTTGATGTTCGCTCAATTGTAGCTCAAGCAAGATTGCAATCAATCACATACTAAAAGTTTGGTCAACACTTGCGTGACGTTCGCCTGAGCGagtttgtaattattttaagCAAACATATTTATGATTTCTTCTCAAGAGAGCATCCCTAACTTCAATTTAAGCatatctctctctaaaaaaaaaaagcttctgTTTAAGCATTGATGTAgtctttttaaagcaaaaatatatcaataataaaataccactCGCAAGAGTACGAATTCCTGTAGGATAgcgctatattgagggtgtcgaacctcaatgtCTGCAAGGAGTTGTTATCAAGTTCTTCAAAATTAAAAGTAACTTAAGGAAGAGTTTGTTAATTTGTGtttgtaactaaagtgcataaaagcaaaagagaattgaaatataagagagagagagtagggtattgacttcatcgCTATCTGCacatcaatagttaatcatatttatcaaaaaattcattctatacttgttataaataaagaagaaaatgccttattaaataataagtataatccatcttcggttggcacggactgtccacctaaccactaaaatGCGGCACAACCCGTCTTCCCTTGGTATGaattatctaattctttaataggatacatacaatcaatggaatagtataacatatctttggttggcatggaccgtctacctaacttacactaaactagggtatagtacaactgataagtgtcaaatattgcatattttgggccccttaatttcCATTTCTTAAGcctttaactttattattttctgatgtttttgttagttttggtgttttagtgttttgcaggtcattgaTAGAAAATTGTAGTTATAATGTGAAAAAAGCAAAGACGCGGGAAAAATGGAATTATGGAagttgggatcgagcgcatggcACCCACGCTCGAGCCCAGCAAGGCACGCTCAAGCGCACACCCGCCTAAGCTTGAGCACACCTgagtacgctcgagcacacGTAGTGTGCAATCAAGCGCACTCAGGCTAACCTAGTAGCACCAAAACCATAGTTTTTTAAGTTTACATACTCATGTTTTCTTGGTAAACGCACCAAGGGTGCGCCGTTCACTGTAATTTTCCAATTTTCTGACATTTTTGACCTCTGAACTCgatttccattgtaagtttttttcttttcatgaattCAATCCATTTTTATGATGTTGTTTgaagtcatgagaggctaaaatcttcaactaaggttgaagatgaagcctcaccattgattagctTTATATTTCTCACGTATTTTCGTACAATTCCGACATTTGTATATATGAtattctatttcaattcaattattagattaaacccttttaattgattgcttgattatttgtttgattaaacGTTTGATATTCGATATGTTTCATCCAACGAATACATCAAATCTTTCGATTGAAAtttaatatccattgttttTCATAATTCAAACAGATACATTGGATgttttgatctcaattggatattcgttgtgatttgtaatttggatagattcattgaatgtttcaatagattaattttataaaaacaatagaacttGCATAGGATTTAATTGCttgtcggatgtatgaacaaaaacatgagaatatatgctttaatttggtgaggtgaattttgaaaccttagtgctttttATCAGTTGATttactctattttatttaattcataattTTGCAAGAAAATTCACATAAAATTTGGAACTcggttaaaataaaattgatttagatagaaattagcTTTCACAACACAATTCTcagtggattcgacctcgcacttgcataaactatattgcaaatgactcgTATACTTGCAAGtactttaaaactcacaacaggTTTTTGGAGCCGTTGCAGGagaattgtttttgtttgccaaaattaatttttgtcttaattgattttatttatctACTAGTTtagttagatttttgttttattttctttgttgcaattttattttatttttatttgtttatactttattatctaacaataaaaaataaaaaaaataaaataaaaagaagaagaaagagggtgtttttgtggtgttttttcgTTTCTGTTGCAGTCTCTGCCGAAGGAACCAGACCAAGTACGCTCAAGTGCACTTCAGCACACTCGAGCACAAGGTAGCAAATGAGCCACACCTGCGCTCCAATGCACTGCACACGCATGCTCAAGCGCACACCATTGCCGCTCCAGCGCACCAGTGCAGCAGCAGTACACCTGATGGACCAGCGCGTGCCTACGCTCAATCGCTCCTCACCTAGGCTTGAGTGCATCTCTGCAGATAGTTTCACCAGACCAAAAGCAGCTAAGTAAATTTTTGTTTGCAAATTCTTTTTGGTCCattttgtgagtattttgtttttttttttgtttttttgcatttggtttctgtttgtttcttttatttttgcgaatattttgtttttgttagttagtttattttagtACTTTTTGTGTGGTATATGCTTGGTCGAAGATCGTTGAACTTAGCAGTGATACCTTTAGATTCCGAACTAGAAAGAACTCTTAGGAGAAATCTTAGAACAGTTGCTGAGTTAGAGTCTAGTGTTGAGATGGAAGATCAACGTGAGAATGTGGACCTAACTAGATCTCTTAGGGAATTGTTCGCACCCGTTGCGACAAACTCTCCTTCGTGTATAGTTTTTCCCCTAACGAATGCCACACATTTTGACCTTAAGCCTTATGTTATCCAACTCTTACCGTCATTCCACAGTTTAGAGATGGCAAACCCTTACGGTCACGTGAAGAAATTCAAGGATATGTGTGCCACATTCAAGTTTTAGAACTTCTTTAAAGAGTTTGTTCATTTGAGACTATTTCATTTTTGTCTTCACGATAGAGCCAAGGCATGGTTGGATTCTAACATGCCCGGATCTATCACATCTTGGGAAATACTGTTGAACAAGTTTTACAATAAGTTTTTCCCGATGTCCAGAGTTAATGAGTGCCGAAAGGAAATTAGTTCTTTCATTtaggaggaggatgagaaattttcGGAGAGTTAGGAGTGGTTCAAGGAGATACTGATAAaatgccctccacatggatatgagaaatggagactcgttcagttcttctaccaaggattgactcaATCGAACTATAGTATGATTGAGTCTATGAATAGGGAAGCATTTT
This genomic interval from Corylus avellana chromosome ca3, CavTom2PMs-1.0 contains the following:
- the LOC132174257 gene encoding scopoletin 8-hydroxylase → MAPSFNNGNSLFDFVVRDGNGVKGLADLGLSAVPDRYIQPPEERIEKQKAISGHIVAPIDLSKLDGPSHEQVVEQIAGAAEALGFFQVVNHGVPVELLESLKDAAHNFFAQTPEKKAIYRSPPVKYGTSFAPEKEKALEWKDYISMAYTSDADALQYWPMECKEVAVEYLKAITKMVRKVVEILIGKLGVTLDLDDSIMNGLVARKMVNMNFYPTCPNPELTVGVGRHSDMGTLTVLLQDGIGGLYVKLEEDFDALKKGEWMEIPPIPGALVINVGDVLQIVSNGRYKSAEHRVRTSSNESRVSIPVFTAPKPSEKIGPLPQVLETDGVARYRQVVFQEYMNNFFGNPHQGKKSLDFAKP